A genomic region of Fodinisporobacter ferrooxydans contains the following coding sequences:
- a CDS encoding group II intron maturase-specific domain-containing protein → MRQTIRDWYVQLKSDKTLEDLSKMFNPVLRGWVNYYGRFYKSELYSVYRRMNRALMASIKDIESGASERWTGLAGLLRESQRYSCSGRWGF, encoded by the coding sequence ATGCGACAGACAATTCGTGATTGGTATGTACAGCTAAAATCTGATAAGACCTTGGAAGACCTGTCGAAAATGTTCAATCCAGTGCTCAGAGGCTGGGTGAATTACTACGGACGCTTTTACAAATCGGAACTGTACTCCGTGTACAGACGCATGAATCGAGCATTGATGGCAAGTATAAAAGATATAGAAAGCGGCGCAAGCGAGCGTTGGACTGGCTTGGCAGGATTGCTCAGAGAGAGCCAACGCTATTCGTGCAGTGGGAGATGGGGTTTCTAA